A part of Curtobacterium sp. MCLR17_036 genomic DNA contains:
- a CDS encoding beta-N-acetylhexosaminidase has protein sequence MVDSDMLIPRPRRSAPGTGAFEITPSTRIAADDAAGSVRLYLQQTLRASTGLPVRDAADDGTGQGGTTEGVIALRVVDDPSLPAGPATPEGDRSESFRLTVTPRGIDVVGGSAAGVFYGVQALLQLLPPDVYRHGRVGTGPWSVPSTVVEDAPAFAWRGVMLDVARHFRTKHEVMRVVDQLAAHRINRLHFHLTEDQGWRIEIRKYPRLTEVGSWRRESQVGAHVPGPDGSLVVAGKDGRPHGGYYTQDDIREIVAYAADRFVTVVPEIETPGHVRAALAAYPSLGVHPETPVEVWTEWGIADDVLNADDSTVDFFKDVLDEVIALFPSRYIGIGGDECPKVQWEQDPRTQERIRSLGLADEEQLQAWIIGQLADHVAGHGRRAFGWDEILEGGTLDPSATVLSWRGLTGARTAAKRGHDVISAPDDQAYLDYRQSDLATEPIPVSIVLSVDDVFAFDPVPSGLTEAERAHVIGGQGNMWTEHVDTARKLDYQLFPRVAALAEALWSADAAGPRDLAEFRGRLAEHTARLEAMGIEYRHEAGPFPWEQRPGVPGRPHSREERAAYIDAITANIAE, from the coding sequence ATGGTGGACTCCGACATGCTCATCCCACGACCGCGCCGCTCCGCCCCGGGCACCGGCGCCTTCGAGATCACGCCGTCGACCCGGATCGCCGCCGACGACGCGGCCGGATCGGTCCGACTGTACCTGCAGCAGACGCTGCGGGCGTCGACCGGGCTGCCGGTCCGCGACGCCGCCGACGACGGCACCGGGCAGGGCGGCACCACCGAGGGCGTGATCGCGCTGCGCGTGGTCGACGACCCGTCGCTGCCGGCCGGGCCCGCGACCCCCGAGGGCGACCGCAGCGAGTCCTTCCGCCTCACGGTCACGCCGCGCGGCATCGACGTCGTCGGCGGTTCGGCGGCCGGCGTGTTCTACGGCGTGCAGGCCCTGCTGCAACTCCTGCCGCCGGACGTGTACCGCCACGGCCGGGTCGGCACCGGACCGTGGTCCGTCCCGTCGACGGTCGTCGAGGACGCACCGGCCTTCGCCTGGCGCGGCGTGATGCTCGACGTCGCCCGGCACTTCCGCACGAAGCACGAGGTCATGCGCGTCGTCGACCAGCTCGCCGCGCACCGGATCAACCGCCTGCACTTCCACCTCACCGAGGACCAGGGCTGGCGCATCGAGATCCGCAAGTACCCCCGGCTGACCGAGGTCGGCTCGTGGCGGCGCGAGTCGCAGGTGGGCGCGCACGTGCCGGGACCCGACGGTTCGCTGGTCGTCGCCGGCAAGGACGGCCGTCCGCACGGCGGCTACTACACGCAGGACGACATCCGCGAGATCGTCGCCTACGCCGCCGACCGGTTCGTCACCGTCGTGCCGGAGATCGAGACGCCCGGACACGTGCGCGCCGCCCTGGCCGCCTACCCGTCGCTCGGCGTGCACCCGGAGACGCCGGTGGAGGTCTGGACCGAGTGGGGCATCGCCGACGACGTCCTCAACGCCGACGACAGCACCGTCGACTTCTTCAAGGACGTCCTCGACGAGGTCATCGCCCTGTTCCCGTCCCGCTACATCGGCATCGGCGGCGACGAGTGCCCGAAGGTGCAGTGGGAGCAGGACCCCCGCACCCAGGAACGCATCCGGTCGCTCGGGCTCGCCGACGAGGAACAACTGCAGGCCTGGATCATCGGCCAGCTCGCCGACCACGTCGCCGGCCACGGCCGCCGGGCGTTCGGCTGGGACGAGATCCTCGAGGGCGGCACGCTCGACCCGTCCGCGACGGTCCTCTCGTGGCGTGGCCTGACCGGCGCCCGGACCGCGGCCAAGCGCGGGCACGACGTCATCTCCGCGCCCGACGACCAGGCCTACCTGGACTACCGGCAGAGCGACCTGGCGACCGAGCCCATCCCGGTCTCGATCGTGCTGTCGGTCGACGACGTCTTCGCCTTCGACCCGGTCCCCTCCGGCCTGACCGAGGCCGAGCGGGCGCACGTCATCGGCGGCCAGGGCAACATGTGGACGGAGCACGTCGACACCGCCCGCAAGCTCGACTACCAGCTGTTCCCCCGCGTGGCCGCCCTCGCCGAGGCACTCTGGTCGGCCGACGCCGCCGGCCCGCGCGACCTCGCCGAGTTCCGGGGGCGGCTCGCCGAGCACACCGCCCGGCTCGAGGCGATGGGCATCGAGTACCGCCACGAGGCCGGGCCCTTCCCGTGGGAGCAGCGCCCGGGCGTGCCCGGCCGCCCGCACTCCCGCGAGGAGCGCGCCGCGTACATCGACGCGATCACGGCGAACATCGCGGAGTAG
- a CDS encoding ROK family transcriptional regulator, with the protein MSTIPGVVGATPGVLRQMNSRAILDALLRDDASHSVTELSRAVGLSRPTVEAALTDLVDEGWVAEAEVLVTPNKAGRRPKRFRADATAGSVLGVDLGLHGIVGVRSDLRGVQQTRVEERYADLADAEQAWTSVQDVVRRLTADTATSPVLAATFGVPAVVDRTGAIDYTVAVPEWVERRVPGRIQDLFPGVATFFDNDAKLAAVAEAMWGRLRGVQDAVSLVMGRQIGAAVVVDGALARGARGAAGEMGGLDVTGWPGAPSRLEARVPADTDLESVFAAAGQGAAWAVEVVRAFAADVAPGVVQLVATIDPEVVVVGGEVLPAAAEFSEALAAVIAPQLRHPVEVVPSTVGRDAVARGALARSLTHVRTEHMGLG; encoded by the coding sequence GTGTCAACGATCCCGGGAGTGGTCGGAGCGACGCCGGGCGTCCTCCGGCAGATGAACTCGCGTGCGATCCTCGACGCCCTGCTGCGCGACGACGCCTCGCACTCGGTCACCGAGCTGAGCCGCGCGGTCGGTCTCTCGCGCCCCACGGTCGAGGCGGCGCTCACCGACCTCGTCGACGAGGGCTGGGTGGCCGAGGCCGAGGTGCTCGTGACCCCGAACAAGGCCGGTCGGCGCCCGAAGCGCTTCCGGGCCGACGCCACCGCGGGCTCGGTGCTCGGCGTGGACCTCGGGCTGCACGGGATCGTCGGCGTGCGCTCCGACCTGCGCGGGGTCCAGCAGACCCGGGTCGAGGAGCGCTACGCCGACCTCGCCGACGCCGAGCAGGCGTGGACGAGCGTGCAGGACGTGGTCCGCCGCCTGACCGCCGACACCGCGACGTCACCGGTGCTGGCCGCGACGTTCGGCGTGCCGGCCGTCGTCGACCGGACGGGCGCGATCGACTACACCGTCGCGGTGCCGGAGTGGGTGGAGCGCCGGGTGCCCGGCCGCATCCAGGACCTGTTCCCCGGCGTCGCGACCTTCTTCGACAACGACGCCAAGCTCGCCGCCGTCGCCGAGGCGATGTGGGGCCGCCTGCGCGGCGTGCAGGACGCCGTCTCGCTCGTCATGGGCCGGCAGATCGGCGCGGCGGTCGTGGTCGACGGGGCACTGGCGCGCGGGGCGCGCGGCGCGGCCGGCGAGATGGGCGGCCTCGACGTCACGGGCTGGCCCGGTGCGCCGAGCCGACTGGAGGCCCGGGTCCCCGCCGACACGGACCTCGAGTCCGTCTTCGCCGCGGCCGGGCAGGGGGCGGCGTGGGCCGTCGAGGTCGTCCGCGCGTTCGCCGCGGACGTGGCCCCCGGCGTCGTGCAGCTCGTCGCGACGATCGACCCGGAGGTCGTGGTCGTCGGCGGCGAGGTCCTGCCGGCGGCGGCCGAGTTCAGCGAGGCCCTGGCCGCGGTGATCGCACCGCAGCTTCGTCACCCGGTCGAGGTCGTGCCGTCGACCGTCGGGCGCGACGCGGTCGCGCGGGGTGCCCTCGCCCGGTCCCTGACGCACGTGCGCACCGAGCACATGGGACTCGGCTGA
- a CDS encoding DedA family protein yields the protein MTTAVTDRAMTVATGDSSTPSDLGGLSGLVLQLIDALGEWGVALMLFVETVFPPIPSEVILPLAGFLAGAGKMDLVLVLLLATLGSYLGALVLYWLGAAIGFERTTRWLGRLPLVDEDDFRKAADWFHRHGKSAVFFGRFVPIVRSLISLPAGADRMHLATFSVFTVIASGIWNSALVLLGAAFGSQYERVEQYTEWTDRVLYVAIAVVVVTFVVRRIRRARADRRSDGDADGARGRRRAEPARD from the coding sequence ATGACGACTGCCGTGACCGACCGCGCCATGACCGTCGCCACCGGCGACTCCTCCACCCCGTCCGACCTGGGGGGCCTGTCCGGGCTCGTGCTCCAGCTCATCGACGCGCTGGGGGAGTGGGGCGTGGCACTCATGCTCTTCGTCGAGACGGTGTTCCCGCCGATCCCGTCCGAGGTGATCCTGCCGCTCGCCGGGTTCCTGGCCGGCGCGGGCAAGATGGACCTCGTCCTGGTCCTGCTGCTCGCCACGCTCGGGTCGTACCTGGGGGCCCTGGTGCTGTACTGGCTCGGCGCGGCCATCGGCTTCGAGCGGACCACGCGCTGGCTCGGCCGCCTGCCGCTGGTCGACGAGGACGACTTCCGCAAGGCCGCCGATTGGTTCCACCGCCACGGCAAGAGCGCGGTGTTCTTCGGCCGGTTCGTGCCGATCGTCCGCAGCCTCATCTCGCTGCCGGCCGGCGCGGACCGGATGCACCTCGCCACGTTCTCGGTGTTCACGGTCATCGCGAGCGGCATCTGGAACAGCGCCCTGGTGCTCCTCGGCGCGGCGTTCGGCTCGCAGTACGAGCGCGTCGAGCAGTACACCGAGTGGACCGACCGGGTGCTCTACGTCGCGATCGCCGTCGTCGTCGTGACGTTCGTGGTGCGCCGCATCCGCCGCGCACGTGCCGACCGTCGGTCCGACGGTGACGCGGACGGTGCCCGGGGTCGTCGACGCGCCGAGCCCGCCCGCGACTGA
- a CDS encoding DUF2945 domain-containing protein: MALSKGDEVHWNTSQGTTTGTLVEQKTKDFTFDGQHFKPTDDDPYWIVESEKSGKQAAHKESALRKA; this comes from the coding sequence ATGGCACTGTCGAAGGGCGACGAGGTGCACTGGAACACCTCGCAGGGCACGACCACCGGCACGCTGGTCGAGCAGAAGACGAAGGACTTCACGTTCGACGGGCAGCACTTCAAGCCGACGGACGACGACCCGTACTGGATCGTCGAGTCGGAGAAGAGCGGCAAGCAGGCCGCCCACAAGGAGTCGGCCCTGCGGAAGGCCTGA